Part of the Wolbachia endosymbiont of Diaphorina citri genome is shown below.
CCTAGTTTCGGCTTTAGTATTTTTGTTTGTATCGTACTCATTTCTAACACTCCTTTCTTTTATTATTTTATAACTTACTTTTTTAAAGTGTCAGATCAAGTCTTGTTTAATACAACTTATTCGAGAGTGGCTTTTGCTAAGCTTTATACAGATAAAACTGCTATTACCGCTGCTGACTTGCTGAATGATAGAGTAATACCATTTTTTGATGTACAAAGCGTGCCATTATTGCGCATTTTGACCGATAGAGGTACAGAATATTGTGGCAAACCAGAGAATCACGCTTATCAGTTATACTTAGGAATCGAAAATATTGATCACTCAAGAACTAAAGCCAATTCTCCGCAAACTAATGGCATATGCGAGAGATTCCATAAGACTATGCAAGATGAGTGTTACAATATTATTTTTCGCAAGAAAATCTACAATTCTTTGGAAGATCTGCAGATAGATGTTGATCATTGGTTGCGTTCTTATAATGAGACAAGGCCTCATTCAGGCAAATATTGCTATGGCAAAACGCCTACTCAGACTTTTCTTAATAGCAAACACATTGCTTTTCAGAAAAATATTAGTAGCATGAAACAAGAGACTGATATTAGTTTTAACTACCTCAATTCTTCTGTCAGTTAATTCATCCCTGTCAGATTAAGTTGTGTCTAGTACATATTAGTTTTAACTACCTCAATTCTTCTGTCAGTTAATTCATCCCTGTCAGATTAAGTTGTGTCTAGTACACGTAATATCTATACCTTTTATTCTCTTTTTTTGCGTACGTCAGCGTCATATTTGCATTACAGCCCTTGCACTTAATTATTCCCTTAAGCAGTGCTTCCTCATATTTTGCTTTTTTATATGGTTGATTCTTTATTAATTCTTGTGCTTTTTGCCATTTTTCTTCTTCTATTATTGCTTCATGTTTTCCTTCATACTCTTTCTCATAATGCCGTATTTTTCCCATATATATTGGATTTGTTATTATTCTCCTTACCGTCGCTTTTTTAAAGATATCTGATTTCCCTTTCGTACGGTACCCTTGGCTATTTAACTCTCTTGCCAACTCTGCCATTGACTTCAGCTCCACATATCTTTCAAATATATGCTTTACTGTTTTTGCTTCTTTTTCATTTATTATTAATTCTTTATCTTTTACATCATACCCAAGCGGTAAAGTTCCACCCATCCATAAACCTTGTTCTTTTGATGTTGCTATTTTATTTTTTACTCTCTCTACTATCATTTCTCTTTCTAGTTGTGCTGCTCCTGATAACACTGTTTGTACAAACTTTCCCATCGGCGTATTATTGTCAAATATTTGCGTTACTGCTACAAAATTTACTCTATGCCTTCTAAAAAATGACGTTACTTCTATACTATCTTTTGTTTCTCTTGATAGTCTATCTAATGTATATACTACTACACAATCTACTTCTCCTCCTTTAACATCTTCAAATAATTCCTTTATTGCTGGTCTTTCTAAGTTTTTCCCTGAATATCCTCCATCATCGTACCTTTTTGCCAATACCACCCAACCCTCTCTGCTCTTTATATACTTTTCACATGCTACTCGCTGCGCATCTAAGCTGTTAAACTTTTGTTCTAGACCGTCTTCATTTGACTTCCTCGTATATATTGCGCATCTCACCTCTTTCAGCATTTTCTCCTCTTCAGCTCCCATTTTTATCACGCATTCCAAATAATAAAGGTCCGTTGTAACTCATTCCCATTATTCTTCCGGCTACTGCTGATAATGATGTGAAAAATTCTTCTCTGTAGATTAAACCCTTGTCTGTTACCATCACCGCATGCGTCTCTTCTCCTCTCTCTAGTATTAATTCTGTCCCTTCTACTGGTAATTTATCGCTACTTATTCTTTTTCCCTTCTCTAGCCGATCTGCCAGATACTCTAGTCTTTTTAATCCTTTTCTTGACATTTCTCCATATACTTTTTCCTGCATTCTATAAGCTAATCTTGGTATCAGATATTTCTTTGAGTATCTAGGTGCTTCTTCCACAAATACCTTCTTCCACATTTTTCTCAGCTCACCCAAAGGTTTTCTCTCTAAATTCATTACTTTCTTTTCTATTTCTTCCTCCATATTTTTAGCCTTTCATAAATAACTTTTCAATTCTGTCTATTTCTTTCTTCAACACTTCAGTTACTTCTTTACTGTTTTTTGCATAATCCATCGCTGTCATTCCAAATTTATCCGCTTGCTCTATTTCTCCTCCAGCCTTCACTAATTCTTTCACTATCTCTTTTTCGCCTATCATGCATGCAAGGTGCAGCGGTGTGCATTTATTTCCATATTCCTCAGCATTTACTTCTGCTCCTGATTTTATCAATTCTCTCACGATTTCTAGACGTTTCTCCGTTACCGCTAGGTGCAGTGCTGTATATCCTTCTACATCTTTAGCATTCACATTCGCTCCTTTTTTGACTAATAATCTCACTGTTTTTGCGTCTACTGCATAATGTAGTTCCCTTTTCGTCTCTTTCTTTTTAAATGAGCTCTCTAATAGAGATTTCTCTTTCTTACCAAGCTTTATCATAATCTACCCCTACCTTTCTTTAAACCTAAGCCTTCCTTTTCACCACCTCATCTATCATCTCATTTACTTGGCTCATTATCTTGCTTGCTAAATTTTGACATTCCTCCTTTATTAGTGATTTGTCTCTTTTCCTTATTTCTCCTATCTCTATTATTTTTAGCTCCGGCATGTAGCTTCCATTCAACATGTCTGCTATTTCTCCCACTAGCCCCTCTATTCCATAGCACGTCAGTTCTCTACTTTTTGTTATTCCTCCTTTTTCTCTCAAAAATTTACTCGCCTTTTCACTCTCTTTGCTATCACATAGACGATACTTTTCACTTTCCCAGATGTAATATATTGGCGTTGCGCCGTACTTATTCAGTTGATTAACTTCAGCTCCAGCCTTTACCAGCTCTTTTATTATTTCAACTCCTGCTCCTTTGCATGCAGAGTGGAGTGGCGTACATCCAGTAACATATTGAGTAGCATTTACTTCCGCTCCTTCCCTTAGCAGCACTTTTACATTTTCTAAACTCTTTGCAAATACTGCACAGTGTAGAGGTGTATAACCATTTTTATCTCTTGCATTTACCTCTGCCCCTTTTTTTATTAATAATCTCACTGTTTTGTAATCGGAGATTTCTACTGCTTGATGCAAGATCGTCTCTCCTTCTTCATTTCTTTTATTAATGTCTTTAAATCCGTTACTTGATACTTCTTTAAAAAACTTGCTAAAACTCATTTCATACCTCACAAAATTAGCTTTTCTAGCACCAGACAAATTTCTTATATTTACCTGCTGCTATTCAAGTCATGTCCTTTTTAGCATGAGAAAGCAAGTCTTTTTCTTTTTATTTCATACACTTTTACCTATTATTAATATAATATATGAGTATCTAAATATAAGTACTTAACTTATTAGAGATATTATTCGACTATCTTTCCAACTTCTGTGCAAATGTCGATGTTCATGCCACTTCAGTACTCCCAGGTAAAATACTAAAATGTGCTTTTCTAATTCGTGTATTGAGTCTTTTTGCTCTGAATCCAAATCATTTTTATAGTAAACGTTGTGTTCTGCTAAAACATATTTTCTGACCTTCTGATCTGTATAATTTTCTACTTTATAGTTGTGAGTAACGCTAAATCTTTCTAAAATTGGCTTGTGTTTTAAATTCCAATATTGCCCTGAAAGTTTATCGCTTCCCAATACAAATTTATTTCCTCTTTCTTCTACGCTACTAACTGGAAAGCACGTATTTATGTCTCCTAAATCCCAACTGTTGTAAGTTAAAAATATGATATAAAGGAGATAAGAGGGAAGATAACCCTACTCACTATAGGAATAGAGTTATCACGGGCGTGTGCGACCGACCAACTGTTGGTATTATAACCGTTCGGATCAAGGTACACTAGCCCATCTCTCGATACGTTTGAATAGTTGCATGGGACATATGTATGCACCCGTTTACAATCTTAAATTAATTAAAACTAATCGAGGTTATTATGATTACATCTTATCAAAATTTTATTGGCATTGATATCGGAAAATTTAAAAATGTTGTTGCAGTTCACAAACAGAAGAATGCTGTCGAATTCGACAATGATACTGCTGGCTGGCAACAATTGTTTCAAGATTTTTCAAATATCTTACCTAATTCTTTAGTAACTCTGGAAAACACTGGAAAATATGAGCTTGGCTTAGCACATTTTCTTGTTGATAAAGATATTGCTGTACATCGAGCTAATACTCGCAAAGTAAAAAGCTTTGTTCTATCTCATGGAACTTTAGCAAAGTCTGATCAATCAGATGCAAGAGCCCTTGCTCAGTATGGGTTTGAACGCTATAGTACTCTATCTCTATTTGCACCTATGTCAAAAGAACAAACAACCTTAGTTGCA
Proteins encoded:
- a CDS encoding ankyrin repeat domain-containing protein; the protein is MIKLGKKEKSLLESSFKKKETKRELHYAVDAKTVRLLVKKGANVNAKDVEGYTALHLAVTEKRLEIVRELIKSGAEVNAEEYGNKCTPLHLACMIGEKEIVKELVKAGGEIEQADKFGMTAMDYAKNSKEVTEVLKKEIDRIEKLFMKG
- a CDS encoding DUF2924 domain-containing protein; amino-acid sequence: MEEEIEKKVMNLERKPLGELRKMWKKVFVEEAPRYSKKYLIPRLAYRMQEKVYGEMSRKGLKRLEYLADRLEKGKRISSDKLPVEGTELILERGEETHAVMVTDKGLIYREEFFTSLSAVAGRIMGMSYNGPLLFGMRDKNGS
- a CDS encoding ankyrin repeat domain-containing protein, encoding MSFSKFFKEVSSNGFKDINKRNEEGETILHQAVEISDYKTVRLLIKKGAEVNARDKNGYTPLHCAVFAKSLENVKVLLREGAEVNATQYVTGCTPLHSACKGAGVEIIKELVKAGAEVNQLNKYGATPIYYIWESEKYRLCDSKESEKASKFLREKGGITKSRELTCYGIEGLVGEIADMLNGSYMPELKIIEIGEIRKRDKSLIKEECQNLASKIMSQVNEMIDEVVKRKA